The Rana temporaria chromosome 4, aRanTem1.1, whole genome shotgun sequence genome contains a region encoding:
- the LOC120935439 gene encoding serine/threonine-protein kinase sgk-1-like — translation MCDINRPFLFFYRFIAAELLCALQDLHGRGIIHRDLKPANILLDGTGHVKLADFGLSIVDVFGSKKVYSYCGSEDYMAPEIHQRKPYDATVDYYALGVILFEMATGEEAELAKCRKSLYPKNIDPDLRDVIEKVSIDSLELELSKSYRS, via the exons ATGTGTGATATTAACagaccttttctctttttttacagatttattGCTGCTGAACTTCTCTGCGCTCTGCAAGATCTGCACGGACGTGGTATCATTCATAG AGACTTGAAACCCGCCAACATACTGCTTGACGGCACCGGCCATGTAAAACTCGCAGACTTTGGCCTTTCTATAGTTGATGTGTTTGGATCCAAGAAAGTGTATAGTTATTGCGGTAGTGAAGACTATATGGCACCAGAG ATTCACCAAAGAAAACCCTACGATGCTACGGTCGACTATTATGCACTTGGTGTTATCCTGTTTGAAATGGCCACAGGAGAAGAAGCAGAATTAGCCAAATGCAGGAAATCACTCTATCCAAAGAACATTGACCCTGACCTTCGAGATGTCATTGAGAAAGTAAGTATAGATAGTCTAGAATTAGAATTATCCAAGAGCTATAGGTCCTGA